One segment of Thermococcus profundus DNA contains the following:
- a CDS encoding toprim domain-containing protein: MTIVDVRILVEGASDVEVVSKALQGLALGSEYNITISSIIPTTNIEIAKSAAAGADLLIIATDADRVGRDLAERLFNELGQMVGHIERMKLPLGHDLEHVDVELVRKELKNTLVRAGLKSLQVLPEYMELRKELLDVKGSYDNLASQYEALEREHEELRKKYEELRSEYLRVKQENESLQALLEKKTRPVKIEEAWKALFPAEPVPPEEYLAIAVEKLGLNGKIVVGQGFVYAEDEEAVNELLKTVYLSIAISGELAKTTETKEKSEPVERSPEIIAEQTLEVEEEEDEIKKLLSSVGGGES; the protein is encoded by the coding sequence ATGACGATAGTCGATGTCAGGATCCTTGTGGAAGGTGCGAGCGACGTTGAGGTGGTAAGCAAGGCCCTCCAGGGGCTGGCCCTTGGGAGCGAGTACAACATAACGATCTCCTCGATAATCCCAACGACCAACATAGAGATAGCCAAGAGCGCCGCCGCTGGAGCAGATCTGCTCATAATAGCCACGGACGCAGACAGGGTTGGGAGGGATCTAGCGGAGAGGCTCTTTAACGAGCTCGGGCAGATGGTCGGCCACATAGAGAGAATGAAGCTCCCGCTCGGCCACGATTTGGAGCACGTCGACGTTGAACTCGTCAGGAAGGAGCTCAAGAACACTCTCGTGAGGGCGGGATTGAAGAGCCTTCAGGTTCTTCCTGAGTACATGGAGCTGAGAAAGGAGCTTTTGGACGTAAAGGGAAGCTACGACAACCTGGCCAGTCAGTACGAGGCACTAGAAAGGGAGCACGAGGAGCTCAGGAAGAAGTACGAGGAGCTCAGGAGCGAATACCTCAGGGTCAAGCAGGAGAACGAGAGCCTCCAGGCACTTCTTGAGAAGAAGACGAGGCCCGTCAAGATAGAGGAGGCCTGGAAGGCGCTCTTCCCGGCGGAGCCTGTTCCTCCCGAGGAGTACCTCGCGATAGCAGTTGAAAAGCTCGGCCTCAACGGAAAGATAGTCGTTGGACAGGGCTTCGTATACGCCGAAGACGAGGAGGCGGTGAACGAGCTGCTCAAAACGGTTTACCTCAGCATAGCAATCTCTGGAGAGCTGGCCAAGACAACCGAGACCAAAGAGAAGAGCGAGCCCGTGGAGAGAAGTCCCGAGATCATTGCAGAACAAACACTCGAGGTCGAGGAGGAAGAGGACGAGATAAAGAAGCTCCTCTCAAGCGTTGGAGGCGGCGAGAGCTGA
- the xerA gene encoding site-specific tyrosine recombinase/integron integrase — protein MEQGVDDIVEEFATYLDLEGKSGHTIRMYTYYVKRYLEWGGSLNSRSALRFLTTLRKSGYSNRSLNLVVQALRSYFRFEGADDEAERLKPPKVPRSLPKALSREEVRKLLSVIPPTRKRDRLIFLLLYGAGLRVSEVCNLKISDVDFERGFIVVRGGKGAKDRVVPISGTLLDEIRSYLSTRDDDSEYLIVEERRRRKNKLSPRNVWYLLRKYGQKVGVKVTPHMLRHSFATHMLESGVDIRAIQELLGHSNLSTTQIYTKVTVEHLKKAQEKARLLESLQEGE, from the coding sequence ATGGAGCAGGGAGTAGACGATATCGTAGAGGAGTTCGCCACATACCTCGACCTGGAGGGAAAGAGCGGGCACACCATTCGAATGTACACCTACTATGTAAAGCGCTACCTGGAATGGGGCGGGAGCCTGAACTCGCGCTCCGCCCTCAGGTTCCTAACGACCCTCAGGAAGAGCGGCTACTCCAACAGGAGCCTCAACCTCGTGGTTCAGGCCCTCCGCTCCTACTTCCGCTTTGAGGGGGCGGACGATGAAGCCGAAAGGCTCAAGCCCCCGAAGGTTCCGAGGAGCCTTCCCAAGGCCCTGAGCAGGGAGGAGGTTAGAAAGCTCCTCTCCGTGATTCCTCCAACTAGAAAAAGGGACAGGCTCATCTTCCTTCTCCTCTACGGTGCCGGCCTGCGCGTCAGCGAGGTCTGCAACCTCAAGATAAGTGATGTTGACTTTGAGAGGGGTTTTATCGTTGTGCGCGGGGGTAAAGGCGCAAAGGACAGGGTTGTGCCGATCTCCGGTACCCTCCTCGATGAAATCCGTTCCTACCTCTCAACTAGAGACGACGACAGCGAGTACCTCATAGTCGAGGAGAGGCGCAGGAGAAAGAACAAGCTCTCCCCTAGAAACGTTTGGTATCTCCTGCGGAAATACGGACAAAAGGTCGGAGTAAAGGTCACCCCCCACATGCTCCGCCACAGCTTTGCAACACACATGCTCGAGAGCGGAGTTGACATAAGGGCAATCCAGGAGCTCCTCGGCCATTCAAACCTCTCAACCACCCAGATCTACACTAAGGTTACAGTTGAACACCTCAAGAAGGCACAGGAGAAGGCGAGACTGCTCGAATCCCTCCAGGAAGGAGAGTAG
- a CDS encoding ribose 1,5-bisphosphate isomerase, translated as MPVVREVLEIAEKIRNMEIRGAGKIARSAAYALQRQAEESKAKDIEEFWKEMKEASKILYETRPTAVSLPNALRYVMHRGKVTYSSGADLDQLRYVIITAAKEFIHNSEKAVERIGEIGAKRIEDGDVIMTHCHSKAAISVMKTAWEQGKEIKVIVTETRPKWQGKITAKELASYGIPVIYVVDSAARHYMKMTDKVVMGADSITANGAVINKIGTALIALTAKEHRVWTMIAAETYKFHPETMLGQLVEIEMRDPTEVIPEEELKEWPKNIEVWNPAFDVTPPEYVDVIITEKSIIPPYAAIDILKEEFGWALKYREPWED; from the coding sequence ATGCCTGTGGTCAGGGAAGTCCTTGAAATAGCGGAGAAGATACGGAACATGGAGATAAGGGGCGCTGGAAAAATAGCCAGATCTGCCGCCTACGCCCTTCAGCGACAGGCCGAGGAGAGCAAAGCCAAGGACATTGAGGAATTCTGGAAGGAGATGAAGGAAGCTTCAAAGATACTCTACGAGACGAGGCCAACGGCGGTCTCCCTACCGAACGCCCTCCGTTACGTCATGCACCGCGGTAAGGTCACCTACTCCAGCGGGGCCGACCTTGATCAACTCCGCTACGTCATAATAACGGCCGCAAAGGAGTTCATCCACAACTCCGAGAAGGCCGTGGAGCGGATAGGTGAGATCGGCGCCAAGAGGATAGAAGATGGAGACGTCATAATGACCCACTGCCACAGCAAAGCTGCCATAAGCGTCATGAAGACCGCGTGGGAGCAGGGAAAGGAGATAAAGGTCATCGTCACCGAGACGAGGCCCAAGTGGCAGGGCAAGATAACGGCGAAGGAGCTGGCAAGCTACGGCATTCCGGTTATCTACGTTGTTGATTCGGCCGCTAGGCACTACATGAAGATGACAGATAAGGTGGTCATGGGCGCCGACAGCATCACCGCCAACGGAGCGGTCATCAACAAGATCGGAACCGCGCTAATAGCCCTCACAGCCAAGGAGCACAGGGTTTGGACGATGATTGCCGCTGAAACCTACAAGTTCCACCCCGAGACCATGCTCGGTCAGCTCGTTGAGATAGAGATGCGCGACCCAACCGAAGTCATCCCAGAGGAGGAGCTCAAGGAGTGGCCGAAGAACATAGAGGTCTGGAACCCAGCGTTCGACGTAACGCCGCCGGAGTACGTGGACGTTATCATCACCGAGAAGAGCATAATCCCGCCGTACGCGGCAATAGACATCCTGAAGGAGGAGTTCGGCTGGGCGCTTAAGTACAGGGAGCCCTGGGAGGACTGA
- a CDS encoding 30S ribosomal protein S6e, which yields MATFKVVVSNPKTGTAKQIELSGDAADKLVGKRIGDEIPVSELGINLSEIFGEEIPADAKLKIKGGTDKDGFPMRPDVHGPRRVKILLSKGPGFRPKEKGERRKKTVRGNTISPEIVQINAVLVF from the coding sequence ATGGCTACGTTCAAGGTTGTTGTGTCAAACCCCAAGACCGGAACCGCAAAGCAGATCGAGCTGAGCGGAGACGCGGCTGACAAGCTCGTGGGAAAGCGTATAGGCGATGAGATACCCGTCAGCGAGCTCGGAATAAACCTCTCGGAGATCTTCGGCGAGGAGATCCCGGCCGATGCAAAGCTCAAGATCAAAGGCGGAACCGACAAGGACGGCTTCCCGATGAGGCCGGACGTTCACGGCCCGAGAAGGGTCAAGATCCTCCTCTCAAAGGGCCCGGGCTTCAGGCCGAAGGAGAAGGGCGAGAGGAGGAAGAAGACCGTCAGGGGCAACACCATAAGCCCAGAGATAGTCCAGATAAACGCGGTCCTCGTTTTCTGA
- a CDS encoding tetratricopeptide repeat protein, giving the protein MPQRKENVPSVLKLLSSEVNLEILSILRSGSFNPRELAKILGRDETDVSRRLKALEKAGLVEGRWVRIGNRNVRKYSLRVDELRVNFEPEGIRVEAEREEDYSTRIVKDEAPVVEEFFGRRRELNLLSSVKEPVVVIYGMAGIGKTTLAAKAFPDALWYPVREGDSFEYFTWQLGLHLNRLGYRGLIEYLRTGNTEERELFEIALEGIDETGAVIVIDDFHRCRDERLGRFITFLAERMKRGKAVILSRERPKFGILGSFYLKLDGLDVESSYRLLKTKRGNVDVRDFAEIYRLTRGHPLALTLFSQAYPGRVETAAENFFEFLLEEVYSRLSDKEKFLLQVISLFEEPLEYGALKKLYGEKSLFPVLHSLLRKGLVERRGGVYFLHDLIRSFVERVGEVEGGEYYRKYVEYLMEKGEETAFISAFRYALMLGDEELIKRLVELRLRRFKGLVRSFKGPYLKVLSAGKGNPYVDLELGHLYFQNGFFEKALDIWLRVEGKVDGVFKADVLTSIADAYLEMNRLEEAEEYLKKSQEIAKASEDPEVKLWYYMTLTKFHYYKNEPEKAMESAFMELKILREIGGNPELEALVLLHIGDINSWMGKPKEALKYYSEAVDVARLHGIPFFENLAHMELAKVYYHLGDYEKAVEHSSKAAEYFKRMRNYRRAVDTLAYRCVSFIGSGELEKAEEDAGEMIRMGQGSNYPLAWAGYIFLAAVKNLKGEPWEEYLILGREKLRDNRHLYEAVLEELNQVFDVSAFGESSPRKIEEF; this is encoded by the coding sequence GTGCCGCAGAGGAAGGAAAACGTACCGTCGGTTCTGAAGCTCCTCTCAAGTGAAGTCAATCTTGAGATACTCTCGATTCTCCGCTCAGGTTCATTCAACCCGCGGGAGCTCGCCAAAATTCTGGGAAGAGACGAGACCGACGTGTCGAGAAGGCTGAAGGCCCTCGAAAAGGCAGGATTGGTGGAGGGAAGGTGGGTCAGGATCGGGAACAGGAACGTGAGGAAGTACTCCCTCAGGGTTGACGAGCTTAGAGTGAACTTCGAGCCCGAGGGAATTAGGGTGGAGGCCGAGAGAGAGGAAGACTACAGCACTAGGATCGTTAAGGATGAGGCACCGGTCGTTGAGGAGTTCTTCGGGAGGAGGAGGGAGCTTAATCTCCTCAGTTCCGTGAAAGAGCCTGTTGTTGTCATTTACGGGATGGCCGGAATAGGGAAGACCACCCTAGCGGCCAAAGCGTTCCCCGATGCCCTCTGGTATCCTGTAAGGGAAGGAGACAGCTTTGAATACTTCACCTGGCAGCTCGGCCTCCACCTGAACCGTCTTGGCTACCGGGGTCTCATTGAATATCTCAGAACGGGAAATACCGAGGAAAGGGAGCTGTTCGAAATAGCCCTGGAGGGGATTGACGAGACCGGCGCCGTTATCGTAATCGACGATTTCCACAGATGCAGGGATGAAAGGCTTGGAAGGTTCATAACGTTTCTTGCCGAAAGAATGAAGAGGGGAAAGGCGGTGATCCTCTCCAGGGAGAGGCCGAAGTTCGGGATTCTGGGGAGTTTTTACCTCAAATTGGACGGTCTTGACGTTGAAAGTTCATACCGGCTCCTCAAGACCAAGAGAGGGAACGTGGACGTCCGCGACTTTGCAGAGATCTACAGGCTCACGAGAGGACATCCGCTGGCTTTAACACTCTTTTCCCAGGCGTATCCTGGAAGAGTGGAAACCGCAGCGGAGAACTTCTTTGAATTCCTCCTGGAGGAGGTCTATTCAAGGTTGAGCGATAAAGAAAAGTTCCTCCTTCAGGTAATATCCCTCTTCGAGGAACCCCTCGAGTATGGAGCACTTAAAAAGCTCTACGGGGAGAAGTCACTCTTTCCCGTTCTGCACTCCCTCCTCAGAAAGGGGCTTGTGGAAAGGAGGGGTGGGGTGTACTTCCTCCATGACCTCATAAGAAGCTTCGTGGAGAGGGTCGGGGAGGTAGAGGGGGGAGAGTATTACCGGAAATACGTGGAATACCTGATGGAGAAAGGAGAAGAGACAGCGTTCATAAGTGCCTTCAGGTACGCCCTCATGCTCGGGGATGAGGAATTGATAAAGAGGCTCGTGGAGCTGAGGCTCAGGAGATTTAAGGGTCTCGTGAGGAGCTTTAAGGGGCCATATCTCAAGGTGCTCTCCGCAGGAAAGGGGAACCCCTACGTTGACCTCGAGCTCGGCCACCTCTACTTCCAGAACGGCTTCTTTGAGAAAGCCCTGGATATCTGGCTGAGGGTAGAAGGCAAGGTTGACGGCGTATTCAAGGCGGATGTGCTCACCTCAATAGCTGACGCTTACCTGGAGATGAACAGGCTGGAGGAGGCAGAGGAATACCTCAAAAAGAGCCAGGAAATCGCTAAGGCCTCTGAGGATCCCGAGGTTAAGCTCTGGTATTACATGACGCTCACCAAGTTCCACTACTACAAAAACGAGCCCGAGAAAGCCATGGAAAGCGCTTTTATGGAGCTGAAGATTCTAAGGGAAATCGGCGGCAATCCTGAGCTTGAGGCGCTTGTCCTCCTCCACATAGGGGACATAAACTCATGGATGGGCAAACCGAAGGAGGCCCTAAAGTACTACAGCGAAGCGGTGGATGTGGCGAGACTTCACGGCATTCCCTTCTTCGAGAATCTGGCCCACATGGAGCTGGCGAAGGTGTACTACCATCTCGGTGACTACGAAAAGGCCGTCGAGCACTCCAGTAAGGCAGCTGAGTACTTCAAGAGGATGAGGAACTACCGGAGGGCAGTTGACACCCTTGCCTACCGCTGTGTGTCATTCATAGGGAGTGGAGAGCTTGAGAAAGCCGAGGAGGACGCGGGGGAGATGATAAGGATGGGACAGGGATCGAACTACCCTCTGGCATGGGCCGGCTACATTTTCCTCGCCGCAGTGAAGAACCTAAAGGGGGAACCCTGGGAAGAGTACCTGATCCTCGGGAGGGAAAAACTGAGGGATAACAGGCACCTCTATGAGGCAGTGCTTGAGGAGCTAAACCAGGTCTTTGACGTTTCGGCGTTTGGAGAATCCAGCCCCAGGAAAATTGAGGAGTTCTGA
- a CDS encoding cysteine protease, translating to MGVGPKVILSVILAGLLAFSLAGYAGAFGGGGGEGKLEYKVYNKDQIMSGAYKVYGNPKLGFWVAKVVLRNTGKGDITDIRITYSIDRYATQSEKSYPILVSNGTIVDLYFPILSSEVTKLTASTPVNLHITIRYKVNGEEREETITRSLSILGVNDFVFSSLSPEESTGSFYDTFNNAPLLAAWVTPSDPVVREFADMGNKLAGGAGASLSDDEAIKSLSGMWELALRNGFSYKTEATEYWTGKFSEHIMFPRDVIRDKSGTCVDLALWFSSLAMSQGLKAYIVLMPGHAFPLIELPSGAIIPVEATAINSGVSFQEAVQVGMEKSWQMAMSGPHFILNIAELQSEGIAPPELPQLPADILSKWGITLGGANQGAGGNTGGGYGGGNTGGNEGGNNGGNEGNTGGNGGNNGGNTGGNWATYNGNYFSFQYPADWGAPEDYGGYVYMTSPDGEFEFMVLYAQGAGVQDMVYAFENSLQEGGITINARQETQSSIAGMTVYTVIYSLSSDYGDYAALARYFTAGGMGFAVVYDIDKSSANYDAYNQLGEYMVSTFQVG from the coding sequence ATGGGAGTCGGTCCAAAGGTTATACTCTCGGTTATCCTCGCCGGCCTGCTGGCGTTCTCGCTGGCAGGCTACGCCGGAGCTTTCGGCGGTGGCGGGGGAGAGGGGAAACTCGAGTATAAGGTGTACAACAAGGACCAAATCATGAGCGGCGCCTACAAGGTCTACGGAAATCCGAAGCTCGGCTTCTGGGTGGCGAAGGTCGTTCTAAGGAACACTGGAAAAGGTGACATCACCGACATCAGGATAACGTACTCGATAGACCGCTATGCAACGCAGAGCGAGAAGAGCTACCCAATCCTAGTCTCGAACGGCACGATAGTTGACCTGTACTTCCCAATCCTCTCGAGCGAGGTGACAAAGCTCACCGCCTCAACGCCGGTCAACCTCCACATAACCATCCGCTACAAGGTCAACGGTGAGGAGAGGGAGGAGACGATAACGAGAAGCCTCAGCATACTCGGAGTTAACGACTTCGTCTTTTCCTCGCTCTCTCCGGAGGAGAGCACAGGGAGCTTTTACGACACCTTCAACAACGCTCCCCTTCTAGCGGCGTGGGTTACACCGAGCGACCCCGTTGTCAGGGAGTTCGCGGACATGGGCAACAAATTAGCGGGAGGAGCAGGGGCGAGCCTGAGCGACGATGAAGCTATCAAAAGCCTCAGCGGGATGTGGGAGCTGGCATTGAGGAACGGCTTCTCCTACAAGACCGAAGCTACCGAATACTGGACCGGCAAGTTCTCGGAGCACATAATGTTCCCCAGGGATGTCATAAGGGACAAGAGCGGAACCTGTGTTGACCTCGCCCTGTGGTTCTCCTCGTTGGCCATGAGCCAGGGCCTCAAGGCTTACATCGTCCTCATGCCCGGCCACGCCTTCCCTCTCATCGAGCTCCCAAGCGGGGCGATAATCCCGGTTGAGGCCACGGCCATAAACAGCGGCGTCTCCTTCCAGGAGGCGGTGCAGGTCGGCATGGAGAAGAGCTGGCAGATGGCCATGAGCGGGCCCCACTTCATACTGAACATAGCCGAACTGCAGAGCGAGGGGATAGCGCCTCCTGAGCTTCCCCAGCTCCCGGCAGACATACTGAGCAAGTGGGGCATAACCCTTGGAGGAGCGAACCAGGGAGCCGGGGGCAACACCGGCGGTGGATACGGTGGGGGAAACACCGGTGGCAATGAAGGTGGCAACAACGGAGGAAACGAAGGGAATACCGGTGGCAATGGAGGGAACAACGGCGGGAACACCGGAGGAAACTGGGCCACCTACAACGGGAACTACTTCTCCTTCCAGTATCCGGCCGACTGGGGAGCTCCCGAGGACTATGGAGGCTACGTTTACATGACGAGCCCGGACGGCGAGTTCGAGTTCATGGTGCTCTACGCTCAGGGGGCAGGCGTTCAGGATATGGTCTACGCATTCGAAAACAGCCTGCAGGAGGGTGGAATAACCATAAATGCGAGGCAAGAAACGCAATCAAGCATAGCGGGAATGACGGTTTACACCGTTATATACTCGCTCTCGTCGGACTATGGAGACTACGCGGCTCTGGCTAGATACTTCACCGCTGGGGGAATGGGCTTTGCGGTCGTTTACGACATAGACAAGAGCAGCGCCAACTACGACGCCTACAACCAGCTCGGAGAGTACATGGTTAGCACGTTCCAGGTGGGGTGA
- a CDS encoding MBL fold metallo-hydrolase encodes MRISSIEGFPREIIPIEIPPHVVMLRGISWDSNVYLVRDGDGALIIDTGTGVNWHVYAEIWERGGYLDGVKKAVIFNTHEHFDHVGGNSVLKDWLERKGIDVLFAAHRVTAETLEKGDDYVILAYSYGRRFEPQPVDLKLEDGEALKVGSLRLELLHTPGHTAGSSCLYLDDGRNKIMFTGDTVFKGTVGRTDLPTGDGWALRESLERLMEFEVDFGLPGHGKIIENWKGNLAEVLGWL; translated from the coding sequence GTGAGGATAAGCTCGATCGAAGGGTTTCCGAGGGAGATCATCCCGATTGAGATTCCCCCTCACGTCGTAATGCTCCGTGGGATAAGCTGGGACTCCAACGTCTACCTAGTTAGGGATGGGGATGGAGCACTCATAATCGACACCGGAACTGGTGTGAACTGGCACGTCTACGCGGAAATCTGGGAGCGAGGAGGCTATCTTGACGGAGTTAAGAAGGCGGTTATATTTAACACCCACGAGCACTTCGACCACGTCGGCGGGAACTCGGTGCTTAAAGACTGGCTGGAGAGAAAAGGAATCGACGTCCTCTTCGCGGCTCATCGGGTAACGGCTGAGACACTCGAAAAGGGCGACGATTATGTGATCCTTGCCTACTCCTACGGGAGGAGATTCGAGCCGCAACCGGTGGACCTCAAACTTGAAGATGGGGAAGCGCTGAAAGTGGGCTCGCTGAGGCTTGAACTCCTCCACACACCCGGTCATACCGCCGGGAGCTCCTGTTTGTATCTTGACGACGGGAGGAACAAGATCATGTTTACGGGCGACACGGTCTTCAAGGGCACCGTCGGCAGAACGGATCTTCCAACGGGAGACGGCTGGGCGCTCAGGGAAAGCCTCGAGCGGCTCATGGAGTTCGAGGTGGATTTTGGCCTTCCCGGGCACGGAAAGATTATTGAGAACTGGAAGGGCAATCTTGCTGAGGTTCTGGGGTGGCTTTGA
- a CDS encoding DUF504 domain-containing protein, protein MRKGSVKEVLAKIKYDPRENEDDYYIVIEHRGAYGNVKRIPVRLIELGHGYFFVDEAQIPYHRILKVVRKDGRVVWETRKNR, encoded by the coding sequence ATGAGGAAGGGTTCCGTTAAGGAAGTGCTCGCGAAGATAAAGTACGATCCCCGGGAGAACGAGGATGATTACTACATCGTCATTGAGCACAGGGGGGCTTACGGAAACGTCAAGAGAATCCCGGTAAGGTTGATAGAACTTGGCCACGGATACTTTTTCGTGGATGAGGCTCAGATACCGTACCACCGCATATTGAAGGTTGTGAGAAAGGACGGAAGGGTGGTATGGGAAACGAGAAAAAACAGATAG
- a CDS encoding ferritin family protein: MPTIEDRELDEYLEEVVEKLKSLSFKEALSYAIFDEEGEADYYARLSKKAKRPSIKVLFIQMSDESRNHRNKLYALFKKVFPDEEPVKVEAPPVEVVPFYTEFEKVEDYLKALEYCMESELFAKRAYEILSEKAVDEDARGLFVQLSIMEHSHYERIKKAYEMVLRTKRRRLIPGELEAGGYLFTDKIKARYFFLDLIGEGNGVVITREHPKKLRSWMKREVPVLWLSEGTLKATGVRVMSSKLLLTNVETLAEWVKSEGFKVILLEGVEYLLLDFEERELIKFVLLIRDLAIENGFYLVVSAEKEAFTPTNWAILQANMEGLV; encoded by the coding sequence ATGCCTACAATTGAGGATAGAGAACTTGACGAATACCTGGAGGAAGTCGTTGAAAAGCTCAAATCCCTCTCCTTTAAGGAGGCCTTAAGCTACGCGATATTCGATGAGGAAGGCGAGGCTGACTATTACGCTAGACTGTCCAAAAAGGCTAAACGGCCTAGCATAAAGGTTCTCTTTATTCAAATGAGCGATGAGAGCAGGAATCACAGGAACAAACTCTACGCTCTTTTCAAAAAGGTTTTTCCCGACGAGGAGCCTGTAAAGGTGGAAGCTCCCCCCGTGGAAGTCGTCCCGTTCTACACAGAGTTTGAGAAGGTTGAGGATTACCTCAAAGCCCTGGAGTACTGTATGGAGAGCGAGCTCTTTGCTAAGAGAGCCTATGAAATTCTCTCGGAGAAGGCCGTCGATGAAGATGCCAGGGGCCTCTTTGTTCAGCTATCCATAATGGAACATTCCCACTATGAGAGGATAAAGAAGGCCTACGAGATGGTGCTTCGGACGAAGAGAAGAAGACTCATACCCGGTGAGCTTGAGGCGGGCGGATACCTCTTTACTGATAAGATAAAAGCTAGATACTTCTTCCTGGATCTCATCGGGGAAGGGAACGGTGTGGTTATAACACGGGAACATCCAAAGAAGCTCCGGAGCTGGATGAAGAGAGAGGTTCCCGTCCTCTGGCTCTCGGAAGGTACCCTTAAGGCCACCGGGGTCAGGGTCATGTCCTCCAAACTCCTCCTCACGAACGTGGAAACCCTCGCTGAATGGGTGAAATCAGAGGGATTCAAGGTTATACTGCTCGAGGGAGTTGAGTACCTTCTTCTTGACTTCGAGGAGAGGGAGCTGATTAAGTTCGTTCTTCTAATACGCGACCTGGCAATAGAAAACGGGTTCTATCTCGTGGTCTCCGCTGAAAAAGAGGCGTTCACCCCAACAAACTGGGCCATACTTCAGGCCAACATGGAAGGCCTGGTGTAG
- a CDS encoding YchF/TatD family DNA exonuclease, whose product MIDAHCHIEMFKGRAGEVVEESKKHLNAVVDSITEYRKFHVWKSWDLLKPYFDFVFPTLGYAPNEARRGNWEKVKRVEEFIRDHANDIVAVGEIGLDFYYAKTEEERKNQREIFHHFLNLAAELDKPVVLHARDAEKEVFEAIQKAGVKAYFHSYSGPKELALEIAKEGHIIGINTGIDFIPAVREVAEIIPLESIVVETDAPYMSPYKGEKNYPWNVEYAVRRISEIKGLGFEEVENATERNTVKFFGLRLKE is encoded by the coding sequence ATGATTGACGCCCACTGCCACATCGAGATGTTCAAAGGAAGGGCCGGGGAAGTGGTTGAGGAGAGCAAAAAGCACCTTAATGCCGTAGTGGACTCGATAACAGAGTACAGAAAGTTCCACGTCTGGAAGAGCTGGGATCTCCTAAAGCCTTACTTCGACTTCGTCTTTCCAACACTGGGTTATGCTCCTAACGAGGCCAGAAGGGGAAACTGGGAGAAGGTCAAACGGGTGGAGGAATTTATAAGGGATCACGCCAATGATATAGTGGCTGTCGGTGAGATTGGACTCGACTTCTACTACGCTAAAACAGAGGAAGAACGGAAGAACCAGAGGGAGATCTTCCACCACTTCTTAAATCTGGCGGCCGAGCTTGACAAGCCCGTTGTCCTGCACGCGCGCGATGCCGAGAAGGAGGTTTTCGAGGCCATTCAGAAAGCTGGAGTTAAAGCCTACTTCCACTCCTACAGCGGGCCGAAGGAGCTTGCCCTGGAAATAGCAAAGGAGGGCCATATAATTGGAATAAACACGGGGATAGACTTCATCCCCGCGGTCAGAGAGGTGGCCGAGATAATTCCGCTTGAGAGCATCGTTGTCGAAACGGACGCTCCCTACATGAGCCCGTACAAGGGCGAGAAGAACTATCCCTGGAACGTGGAGTACGCGGTGAGAAGGATATCCGAGATAAAAGGGCTTGGGTTTGAAGAGGTTGAGAATGCAACGGAAAGGAACACGGTTAAGTTCTTTGGGCTGAGATTAAAAGAGTAA
- a CDS encoding DUF3216 domain-containing protein codes for MAVEVPEVDEVRELLEGLGEKALIARLDSFIALNEGLESKRGEDFIRVSILGFLEGLLVSLRKKYPDEQRIEALYERISARRQELDELFRKPAMQNLNV; via the coding sequence ATGGCCGTTGAGGTTCCGGAGGTTGATGAGGTTAGGGAGCTGCTCGAAGGGCTTGGGGAGAAAGCGCTCATCGCCAGGCTCGACTCGTTCATAGCTCTGAACGAGGGGCTGGAGAGCAAGAGGGGCGAGGACTTCATCAGGGTTTCGATTCTGGGCTTCCTTGAGGGGCTTCTCGTAAGTCTCAGGAAGAAGTATCCCGACGAGCAGAGGATTGAGGCGCTCTACGAGAGGATAAGCGCGAGGAGACAAGAGCTGGACGAGCTGTTCAGAAAGCCCGCAATGCAGAACTTGAACGTATAA